catcatcatcgcaaTCGTTACAAAACATCAGCGAGAAGTTACACCCGTCTATCGTCGCTTTTCTCCAGGAATGTCCCAGTTACCCTCTGTTAACACATCCATGGTGTCGTCCCTTGTGTCCTAATGTTAACCTATATTCGAATGCTGTCCATTGTTCTCAGGAATGTTCCAGTACCCTCTGTTAACACATCCATGGTGTCGTCCCTTGTGTCCTAATATTCACCTATAATCGAATGCTCTCCATTGTTCTCAGGAATGATCCAGTACCCTCTCTTAACATCGATGAACTCTGTCCGCCTCATTCACGGCGCCGGCCCACTTGTCACGGATGAGACTATCACAAAGAAAGCGCAAGAATGGGCCAATAAGATTGCCGCGTCTGACAAGGAAGGCATCGATACCGACTCGCCTTATGGTGCGCTAATCTGCAGCCGAGTGGACCCCATTCAGGATCTGGACCTAGCAAAGCAATGTGTCGGGCAGTGGTACAAGACAGCGAAGGTATCTGATCGGTTATTTATTGTCTATTCGATACCACGTCGGTACAAAATCGCCTCTGGCCGCCATTCAGGACCTTTGCCTAGCCATGCCATGTGTCTTCGAGTTCAAATCGAATATAAGAGTAAAGTTGTATAAACATGCGTTTTTTTATACTTCTTGACGTAAAGGCAAGCAAATCGGGCTGCCCAACTGGCTACGATAAAGATGTTACTTTCTCCCAATAAGATATGAAATGTTCAGCGCCTTATCGCCATTCGTCAGATACATAATGCATGTTGTTGTTCGACTTCTGGAAGAAAGCCGTTGTGAATAGCGTTAATATATAGGGATTAAGGCAACcctaaatatattttttgtttcgcGATTTATAGGACTACGACTGGGCCGAGCCCGTCGTACCTGGGAAGGCCGGTAGCTTCGTCCAACTCATATGGAAGTCGGGTCGTCGTGTTGGTATCGCAAAGGCGCGAAGCCCGTCCGGAAAATTCTACGTCGTGGCTTATATCGATCCTCCAAGCAGCGAACAGAACATGAAAGACAATGTGGGGTCTGTCAAAGGTACATAACTTGCGGATCTTTAAGTAAAGTAATTCATTATACCAAAAAAGCATGCTATCGCTTCTAGTTAACTTTCTTGTTTTCGAATATTATTAGTGAGATAATTCTTGCTTCACTCTCACTAGCAATATTTAAATTACTAGCAGTGAAACTACGCGCATCTACTGGACTTGTGTCTAAGAAATCCAAGAATTTGTTATCTAAGAGAACACCAATCAAGATGCCATTTTTAGATGTGACTGTTTAATTGAAACTATGAGTAATTAATTCCTGGGCCTCAAACCCTTTACAACTTTTTTCTGGCTTTAATATTTCAAACTTTTATAAAAGGTTGTGAATtgatggcaaaaaaaaaaataataataaatccGGGTATGAAGAAGCAGATgataaaaaagcaaacaaaggTTTTATGCTCCTGATCAATGCTAAATGACTCaaaaaatccatttccatcggctaatttaaacgatttgatttttaatcaaataccgtcaataacgtatcagacttcatcagtagattgttatttttctatttttgtgaaaaaagCGATGTATCTACAATTATAATCATTCTTTAATAAcatctgtttttttgtattgttgCAGATCTTGTCGAGCCAAGCGAAAACGGTGAGAACGAAAGCTTCACTACCTTGATTAACGTAGATGGACCTAAATAACTGATAAAACCTTTTTTCCTCCCATAGGTGAATGCCCGGCTGACTTCGTCCGCAACGAACGTTCTTGCTTCTTCCATCAACAAACACCACTGACCTGGGAAAATGCCATCGCCCAATGTGCACAAAAGGGCGCATCCCTTGCATCCGTTCAGACAAAGGAGCAAAACACTTTCGTCAGCGGCCTTATTGGTGAGTTACTTAAAGGTGCGGTGCCATCAGATGTAAGCATGGGTTTTGAGTTTCGCGTAGGCCACTCTAGTTGGTTAAAGGGTCTGTGTCATTAGTTGCGCGTCTACAGTAGTTTGCGTTAAAGAATCATCTAACCCATGGAAAGGTTTAATGTTTGTGGTTAACCATGAACAGGATAAAGCAACAGCTGCTTGAAGCGGCATAGTcagcagtttacttccggtcaattacgtaacaatatccgatttTAAACGGTAAactccaaaaatatatttgaaaattgtACAGGCAGGAGGATGTGGCTGATAACTTAaagcggattctaatagatttgtttgtcttttgtCGGTTGAGTTTTACGTCGGCCCGACGGAAGTAGACTGGAGTTGCCGCATGGAAGTGCAAAAGGCAGCCACCTATCTAGTTTATCCTCCCTAGTCTGCTATCTCTATATCTTTTCTATTACTTTCCATTACTTTGTTAATGTTCCTACAGGCGGTAAGGAGGCCTGGATCGGTTTCCATGACCACCAAACAGAGAGTAGATACACGTGGGTGAACGGCGCGCCCGTCAACTTCCACGAGTTCCTTCCTTCTGAGCCAACCGGTGTTGGCGAGGACTGTGTCGCCATGGAAACCAGAGCAGAGGGAACGGGATGGGCGGATCGCAAATGCACGGACAAGATACCATCTGTGTGCATGATGCCTGTCAGAGGTAataggaggggagggggggtaatTATGCCTGTCAGAGGTTAAGAGAAGGGAGGATGAGGGGGAATGATGCCTGTCAGAGGTAAAGAAGAgcgaggggagggggaatgaTGCCTGTCAGAGGTAAAaaagagggaggggaggggggatgatGCCTGTCAGAGGTAAAAAacaaggaggggagggggaatgaAGCCTGTCAGAGGTAaagaggagggaggggagggggaattATGCCTGTCAGAGGTAggagagaggggaggggaatgatGCCTGTCAGAGGTAAAGaacagggaggggagggggaatgaTGCCTGTCAGAGGTAaagaggagggaggggagggggaatgaTGCTTGTCAgaggtagggggaggggagggggaatgaTGCCTGTCAGAGGTAAAGaagagggaggggagaggaTTGCATGATGGCAATACAATGCATTTGCTGTTACTTTAGGCAACCTGACATACAAGATCACAGTCCACGTGCAGAAAGATAACATTACCCAAGGCCAAGGTCAGGGTCAAGCCCAAGGCCAAGGTCAGGGTCAAGCGCAGGCGGTAGCCCGAGACGGAACACCTCAGAACCTAGCCGAACTCGTCAAGAAAGTGGTCAGTACTAAATCGATTGAACGAAAACAAATGAATATGCACAGATCTGTAGAATTAAAGATATTCGCTTTTTATGGAACCCATACctgcgaagaaaaaaaaaacacctcgAAAATTCTGTAATGTAGAATCACACGACACCTATATCGCCAAATAAAAGGCCCCCAAAGCCGCCGTCTTGGCCATATAACTAAGCGTTGTTAACGATTTTATAACTTTCACATCAAGGGTTCTCTTCTCATTAAGGCAATCAGTCGAGGCCcacaatcaatcaatcttacCGCTTATTTGATGCCTTACGCTCAAGCAATCAGTCGAACCTCATAACCACTCAATCTTACCGCATATTTGATGCCTTACGCTGAAGCAATCAGTGAAGGGCCACAACCACTCAATCTTACCGCTTATTTGATGCCTTACACTCAAGCATTCAGTGAAGGGCCACAACCACTCAATCGTACCGCTTATTAGATGCCTTCCGCTCAAGCAATCAGTTGAGACCCACAATCACTCAATCTTACCGCTAATTTTTCGCATTATCTCAGATCAAGATGCCTTACACTCAAGCATTCAGTGAAGGGCCAGGTGGAGGACCTGAGTTTGTTGGTGAATCCGTCAAGTGAGTAGTAAAGGGCGGTTGACACTTGCAATATTAGATGCAATTTCTGTCGCAACTGTCGCGGCGATTTTTCTCGCGCGCGCTAATCAAACTTTTTTACATGTTTGAAACCTTTGCAAAAGCGCTGCGACAAAAAAAGGGGTTGCTTTTCGTTTGCATTAGCGATTTGGCGTTACAACGCGCTAAAGAGAGAAAAAGGCCGCGACAGATGCGACAAATTTTGCATCAAATTTTGCAAGTGTCTTCCACGGCCTGCCACTCCGCAAACTACCGAAATATTCGTTAATCATTCATAATCGTTCATAGTCATCATTACGAGTctctaaaattatttttggacctttttttctatgtatttttttctaatgtattcgaaataaaatattaaaaatacatCGCAAAGTTAGAAAACATCCAAATGAACCgtaaaccccccccccccccccccctcgtgTTGGTATGATTCATTTACAGAGCTCCAATCGAACTTTAGAAGTGGGTTCCCTAAGGTTGTATGATCGATCTTCAAAGCTCTTATCGAACCTTAGAagtgggtttcctgtgcttaTATGACCTATTTACAGAGTTCTCATCCAACCTTAGaatgggttccctgtgtttgTATGATCCATCTACAGAGTTCTAATCCAACCTTAGAagcgggttccctgtggttgtATGATCCATTTACAGAGTTATCATCCAACCTTAGAagcgggtttcctgtggttgtaTGATCCATCTTCAGAGCTCTAATCAAACCTTAAAAGCTCTATCCTAATAGTAGGGTAGTGGTTCTATATGTAACACGCGAATGATTTCTCTTTTCAGTACAAACCCCGATGGGTCTTCAGATGTAGCAGTCTTTCAAAAGCATAACCCCAAAGATGACCCGAATGTCGGGCTTGTTCTCGCGGGATACCTCGAGAATAACCAGCATCGCCTGAGCCCGAAGAGCAAACACAATGCCACTCTATCTTCCGTCGAGCTGGTCAATGGAGGTGTGTGTCACTGCTGGGTCAGCCCTTCTTTTGAACGAGACCGACCACACTTCGCCCCATTTCAAACTCCTGCTCACTACCGAGTCATACAAAACATCAGTTATCATCAGTCATATCATCGCTCGTCATCTGTCATCATCAGTCATCATCAGTCAACATCAGTCAACATCAGTCAACATCATTCAACATCAGTCAACATCAGTCATCATCGTTTATCATCAGTCATCATCGCTTATTATCAGTCATCATCAGTCAACATCAGTCAACATCAGTCATCATCGCTTATCATCAGTCATCATCGCACATCATCAGTCATCATCAGTCAACATCAGTCATCATCGCTTATCATCAGTCATCATCGCACATCATCAGTCATCATCAGTCAACATCTGGGCCAGtctgaattattttttgtttttgaatatTTGGAATCCTCTTGGGCAAGGgtaaaacaaagcatttccTACTCCGAATGCGAGCCGGCGGCTAGCAGGCAGCGGCAGGTTTGATTGGGAGTTGACCCTTTGCGCATGCTCTGTTTCTCAGGTGATGGTCTGTGTGTGTCCCAGTGCTTCACGGCCTGCTCCAGTCAGTGTAACCCTGTATGTTGTACTGGTACCACCACATTTGGCGCGGCTGCATTCCCCGCACCTATGATACCAGCCACACCCATGATGATGCCTCAGGCGCCTATGACGCAACAGATGGCGGGAAACCAGATCCCGTACCATGCTGGGTATCCGGCCCCGTATGTGAGCTCGTATAGGTAGGTAAAACATTACCCGGATCCCGTACGGGTATCTGGTCCTATATGTTGGCTTGTATAGTTAGCTAGAACATGACCCAAATCGTGTATTTTTACTTGTTATCCGGTACCGTATGCGTACCCGGATCTCGTATCTTAAAAGATACCCGGCCCCATATGCATTTCTGTATAGGTAGTTTAACATAACCCGGATCCCGTACTTTACCGGGTATCCGGTCCCGTATGTTGACTTGTATAGGTAGCAAAAACACGACCCGAATCCAGTACCTCCACCCAGTCTACGTTAAATGTACACATACGTCTTTTTGTTAAAGTCGGCAGAATATTATCATACAAGATCACATATATACCCtatatatcttttttatttgtaagatTACATGCTACTTTTTTCGAGTCCTGTATACGGAATATCTTAAGACACAAACATTTGAAAAGCTTCTTATGAATTTGTTCTGAATTTTCCACCCCTCAATTGTGTAGATTTAGCGTAGAATGGGTGACGTATTTCGGGCTCGTTAAGCTAGCTGAAACGTGACCCAAATCTCGTAACTTAACCGTATTGTACACGTATGTAGAACCCTACTAATTATTTATCGTATCCCGCACTCTGCCTAATCCGTCTTCTGTCTTAAAAGAGCGCCTCAAGCCTTCCCACAAGCCTTTGCGCGCCCGATGGGGGCATACCCTCAACAGCCTCAGCAGCAACTACCTCTGTACCAGGCTCCCGCGCGACCCGTCGCTAATTTTGCAGCATACTCTATCTCGAACCAGGCCCCTGTCATGGCTCCACCTCCTTACCAGGCTCCCGAGACGGTCGGTTGCGTACGTGGTTGCCGACAGGCCCACCACTGTCCGAGTTACTGTCCGAAAAAATGCTGCCATCATTAGCGAAGAaccaaaagtaaaaaaaaaactaccttAAAAAGGGGAATAAGCTTCCTTGAAAATATGTAACAAAACCCGTAAATATGTTCAATGCAAAGGAAACTCTTAGGTTACTTTggatttgattttattttttccatgAAAAAGTAACGGCTCAGGATATTAGCAATGTGTACTCGCATCTGAGGGTGCAACGATGCTTTCCCCGGAGTGTGTAGCTTCTTGTTGTTAGTCTTAAGATACGCCATTTAGttgtgaaaagaaaaaagttttttttgggCGTAGTGTTGAAAGGAGCTGCGTGTCAATTAAAAATCGctactattttattttattttattctattttgaATCACTATAAATGACAAGGCTTTATAAGCCAGCTGGCTGCATTTGGTATGAAATGCTATTATGTCTTGATAATTATCTGTGTATTAACTGTGTAGCATGAACTAATGcgaaaatacagaaaaatacaaataaaccTAACACAAGTTTAACTATAATCGCTGTCTCTGTTGTGAGGGGGGAATTTCATATAAACTCGCAGATTTGAATTAATCATAATAACCTGAAGAAGTCGTACTAAATATGACAAAAAGAGCCGACTATTCGCGGTTTTAAAATACTGCAAGATTTTCTACAATCCCCTTGTTTATAAATGGGATAATCGACACTTCTCAAAAACTATGGTCCTCCATTCAACCGACGCCCTCTTATAAAGTGTCGGTTATACTGAGGTGTCCATTTAAAGATTTGATGGAAAAAATGGGAAAAGGAAACACAGGGTGACGGTTCTATATAGGGTATTCCTTTAATGCCCGGTAAAGCGATTGTGAGATACCTGTGTGCAGACGCTAGAAAGGACTCTCAGTAGTTACCACCATCTCCTGCAATTTTAATTGCTGACCCCGTTCTAAAATAATAGATCAAAACCATGAAAATACAATGGAAATATAGCGCCAGACAATGGTTATTTACCTGGTTGTTTTCTTCTCAAAACGAAAACAGAGAAAACGATAAATAATTCATGCTTGATTGTGCGCTTTCGTTTTTGGTAATCCTGTTTCATTACTACAAGGTAAGATTTTTGTATTGCCTAATATTTATACGAGGAACATAATGGGAAAGATTAAATATGTAAGCTGGATTCTATCGCAGGGATATCCCCCTCCATGTTCAATGATCCACGCACGTGGTATAAAAAGACTACAGATAACCCCACGGCAGACGATTTCATGAGAGGTTTTTATAAATATTAACGCTTGTCCGATACTCCTTATTACGGCATAAGTCTCTAACCCCTCCCTCCCCGCTACATTAATGTAACATGCCATATCCTATCATCCCCGTAAAACCTTAAAAACCTGAACCGCATCGTTTGTGTGTTTGCTCGCCGCCATCTTGAGAGTCTAAAATTTTGCAATCttaattttctttaatttctCTAAGGTTTTTGTGCGCTCGCCCAAGACCGCTTTCAGTTTATTAAGGGAAAGCGATTAGTTGAAAAACGATGTTCTGTGCTTGAGGTAATTGGTAGTTATTTGCTCTTTTCAGCACGAACATGGATACGGCAATCACAATCAATATGTTGATTGCATTAACTATCATAGTTGGTAAGAatccaaatcaaattataCATTGCAAACACAATATTCATTAGCTAGTATTATTATTTCAGCCATTAGACCTCAGACTGCATACAGCATTAGAGCATAAGAGTTTTTTGTAGTTTGAGATCATTTTTATCGTTTTCTTCTCTTTACAATTGAAGGGGCCTGCGGCATGCAAGCGAATATCCATCCTGGCGAGAAAGCCTCACCGCAAATTGGACAAAACGCAACAAAACCACAGAATATGACATTAGAACACTCGGTAATTTCTCAGATTTGCTAACTTGATCAAACTTCTTAATGCGACTTTGATTTCTGTAAAACGTTATTAATAAATTTATAGGAATAATTGGTCATCACAACATTTTTTCAATGTTAAAAAAGGATGAAAATCGTGACAGCGAAGATGGAAGCGGCGATATCGATCTTTCGACCATCGAGTCCAGCGCCGAACCCATGGAAGACTTTCGCGAAAGTATTGATGGAGAGACAACCGCTGGCCTTGAGGACGACCCCGAGCGCCACAAGGCCTATGGGAACGATAGCGGGGAAGAGGAGGAGCCTGGGTCGAATAGTGAAAACGAAAATGACGAGGTGATAGAAAATATATAATCTGCTTCTAGCTGTTagggttttaaaaaaaattatgtagTTTGAATGATAGTATTGGTGTAATTAAGGTCAGCATCTATATAATATCTGAGTCACAGATACAAAGATACAACTGCCATTTTGTtatcatatgaagaaaacgtcgtttttttttttttttttttggaatggtACCGAAgaatcttagtttcttttcagatacctTCTACATTGGCTAAAGATAGTCACAATTTTTTCCTCTCTGAataaagtcataaagtttacgaagcacctgggGTACGGCGACCTTAAAAATGGCAAGAATCATgcgtttttttccaaataaggactATATTAGATTCCTTATACGGAAGTGATCGCGTTTGGCCAAAACAACAATTTTTGGTTAAGGCTTAGCAAATGTCATTTAGTAATTTTAGTGGTATTCTTGCCAACGAGTTTTAGAAATCATTTTTACCCACACCGTCGTAGGACACCGTTTATAAACTCAAAAGAATCACTTAAATTAAAAAGGACCAAAATATGAACAATCACACTAATGAGTAAAAGACtggttgctatggtaaccTGGAGCAATATTACTTTGGCATTAAAATGTCCGCAGATATACATTAAAGGAAATGTCATCAAGTTTAGATTTCTAGCTTTGCTTTGGAggtcatgattttttttccgaagattctgaatagggttaaacaaatattttttatgtgaaAGGGTGCGACATCTTTAACTGACCTCATTGCGCTTGACCAGGAGAGGCAAAACACCAGGGCAACATTGATATAAAGGAATGATATACTTTGTGCTTGGCTATCCGGCTTCCCTACTCATGccctgttattttatttttcaggttCAAGAAATGATGCCAGATGAAATAAACGAAAACCACCCTTAAAAGTCTTCAATTTAGACAACAGAGTGAAGAGATGATAATGTAGCTAGCTGTAGGCACGTATCGGCGCTATGAGTAAGAATGTGCAGTGTGAAAGAGGGatattgtggattttaatttccagacatatTTCTTAATAATCAGTCAAATGAAAAAAGAATCGCCACGTAATCGGTTCATAAAAATTACATctaatctttggaatgctgtatGACATTCTGCACAAGGCTAAAGCTTGTAATAGTATTGTATTgataaaaatattcataatggaacttctattaAGGGACATGAAAATTTATCATTAGACTATTGACAACTTTTacagccatattcacaccagaaattgtgttttgttaactttaatgtactgcataattatCTATATTATTGAATGAGGGCTGCATCCATTTGGTTGAG
The DNA window shown above is from Nematostella vectensis chromosome 15, jaNemVect1.1, whole genome shotgun sequence and carries:
- the LOC116609466 gene encoding uncharacterized protein LOC116609466 isoform X13 — its product is MVGGRLLVTLSLGLVFIVVCQGQDPPAFQGRKDWTLSIKTGARWYAGTNANIFVKLFGTKGETSRKALNNGDKDAFSRGKLSTFKVKARDIGELQRVTVINDNSGPAPGWFLKKFTVTDPAGNQFDFKASEWLASDSKLKRVFSNPTKKMVSQPAPAVAAPTTSSATETTPAPTTAPPTTNAPTANAPTTNAPTTNAPATNAPATNAPATNAPTTSAPSTNAPATNAPSTNAPATKAPPTPGATPGATSAKAPATTPSAATQPPTTNAPASQQPAAIALPSSSAAAKVPPPPPKQPQTTLPKAPGATPKAAPSTAAPTSAAPGSTAAPASSGTTQGVATNGPTVATTPKPNGGTGMIQYPLLTSMNSVRLIHGAGPLVTDETITKKAQEWANKIAASDKEGIDTDSPYGALICSRVDPIQDLDLAKQCVGQWYKTAKDYDWAEPVVPGKAGSFVQLIWKSGRRVGIAKARSPSGKFYVVAYIDPPSSEQNMKDNVGSVKDLVEPSENGECPADFVRNERSCFFHQQTPLTWENAIAQCAQKGASLASVQTKEQNTFVSGLIGGKEAWIGFHDHQTESRYTWVNGAPVNFHEFLPSEPTGVGEDCVAMETRAEGTGWADRKCTDKIPSVCMMPVRGNLTYKITVHVQKDNITQGQGQGQAQGQGQGQAQAVARDGTPQNLAELVKKVIKMPYTQAFSEGPGGGPEFVGESVNTNPDGSSDVAVFQKHNPKDDPNVGLVLAGYLENNQHRLSPKSKHNATLSSVELVNGGDGLCVSQCFTACSSQCNPVCCTGTTTFGAAAFPAPMIPATPMMMPQAPMTQQMAGNQIPYHAGYPAPYVSSYRAPQAFPQAFARPMGAYPQQPQQQLPLYQAPARPVANFAAYSISNQAPVMAPPPYQAPETVGCVRGCRQAHHCPSYCPKKCCHH
- the LOC116609466 gene encoding uncharacterized protein LOC116609466 isoform X2, whose translation is MVGGRLLVTLSLGLVFIVVCQGQDPPAFQGRKDWTLSIKTGARWYAGTNANIFVKLFGTKGETSRKALNNGDKDAFSRGKLSTFKVKARDIGELQRVTVINDNSGPAPGWFLKKFTVTDPAGNQFDFKASEWLASDSKLKRVFSNPTKKMVSQPAPAVAAPTTSSATETTPAPTTAPPTTNAPTANAPTTNAPTTNAPATNAPATNAPATNAPTTSAPSTNAPATNAPSTNAPATKAPPTPGATPGATSAKAPATTPSAATQPPTTNAATKAPPLPPKQPQTTLPKAPAPMPPPGANHAVIAPKKPPNPPAPASQQPAAIALPSSSAAAKVPPPPPKQPQTTLPKAPAAAKAPPPPPKQPQTTLPKAPAAAKAPPPPPKQPQTTLPKAPAKPAQAPKPAAISLPQPPHIGATPKAAPSTAAPTSAAPGSTAAPASSGTTQGVATNGPTVATTPKPNGGTGMIQYPLLTSMNSVRLIHGAGPLVTDETITKKAQEWANKIAASDKEGIDTDSPYGALICSRVDPIQDLDLAKQCVGQWYKTAKDYDWAEPVVPGKAGSFVQLIWKSGRRVGIAKARSPSGKFYVVAYIDPPSSEQNMKDNVGSVKDLVEPSENGECPADFVRNERSCFFHQQTPLTWENAIAQCAQKGASLASVQTKEQNTFVSGLIGGKEAWIGFHDHQTESRYTWVNGAPVNFHEFLPSEPTGVGEDCVAMETRAEGTGWADRKCTDKIPSVCMMPVRGNLTYKITVHVQKDNITQGQGQGQAQGQGQGQAQAVARDGTPQNLAELVKKVIKMPYTQAFSEGPGGGPEFVGESVNTNPDGSSDVAVFQKHNPKDDPNVGLVLAGYLENNQHRLSPKSKHNATLSSVELVNGGDGLCVSQCFTACSSQCNPVCCTGTTTFGAAAFPAPMIPATPMMMPQAPMTQQMAGNQIPYHAGYPAPYVSSYRAPQAFPQAFARPMGAYPQQPQQQLPLYQAPARPVANFAAYSISNQAPVMAPPPYQAPETVGCVRGCRQAHHCPSYCPKKCCHH
- the LOC116609466 gene encoding uncharacterized protein LOC116609466 isoform X11, which produces MVGGRLLVTLSLGLVFIVVCQGQDPPAFQGRKDWTLSIKTGARWYAGTNANIFVKLFGTKGETSRKALNNGDKDAFSRGKLSTFKVKARDIGELQRVTVINDNSGPAPGWFLKKFTVTDPAGNQFDFKASEWLASDSKLKRVFSNPTKKMVSQPAPAVAAPTTSSATETTPAPTTAPPTTNAPTANAPTTNAPTTNAPATNAPATNAPATNAPTTSAPSTNAPATNAPSTNAPATKAPPTPGATPGATSAKAPATTPSAATQPPTTNAATKAPPLPPKQPQTTLPKAPAPMPPPGANHAVIAPKKPPNPPAPASQQPAAIALPSSSAAAKVPPPPPKQPQTTLPKAPGATPKAAPSTAAPTSAAPGSTAAPASSGTTQGVATNGPTVATTPKPNGGTGMIQYPLLTSMNSVRLIHGAGPLVTDETITKKAQEWANKIAASDKEGIDTDSPYGALICSRVDPIQDLDLAKQCVGQWYKTAKDYDWAEPVVPGKAGSFVQLIWKSGRRVGIAKARSPSGKFYVVAYIDPPSSEQNMKDNVGSVKDLVEPSENGECPADFVRNERSCFFHQQTPLTWENAIAQCAQKGASLASVQTKEQNTFVSGLIGGKEAWIGFHDHQTESRYTWVNGAPVNFHEFLPSEPTGVGEDCVAMETRAEGTGWADRKCTDKIPSVCMMPVRGNLTYKITVHVQKDNITQGQGQGQAQGQGQGQAQAVARDGTPQNLAELVKKVIKMPYTQAFSEGPGGGPEFVGESVNTNPDGSSDVAVFQKHNPKDDPNVGLVLAGYLENNQHRLSPKSKHNATLSSVELVNGGDGLCVSQCFTACSSQCNPVCCTGTTTFGAAAFPAPMIPATPMMMPQAPMTQQMAGNQIPYHAGYPAPYVSSYRAPQAFPQAFARPMGAYPQQPQQQLPLYQAPARPVANFAAYSISNQAPVMAPPPYQAPETVGCVRGCRQAHHCPSYCPKKCCHH
- the LOC116609466 gene encoding uncharacterized protein LOC116609466 isoform X3, with translation MVGGRLLVTLSLGLVFIVVCQGQDPPAFQGRKDWTLSIKTGARWYAGTNANIFVKLFGTKGETSRKALNNGDKDAFSRGKLSTFKVKARDIGELQRVTVINDNSGPAPGWFLKKFTVTDPAGNQFDFKASEWLASDSKLKRVFSNPTKKMVSQPAPAVAAPTTSSATETTPAPTTAPPTTNAPTANAPTTNAPTTNAPATNAPATNAPATNAPTTSAPSTNAPATNAPSTNAPATKAPPTPGATPGATSAKAPATTPSAATQPPTTNAATKAPPLPPKQPQTTLPKAPAPMPPPGANHAVIAPKKPPNPPAPASQQPAAIALPSSSGNHMAAAKVPPPPPKQPQTTLPKAPAAAKAPPPPPKQPQTTLPKAPAAAKAPPPPPKQPQTTLPKAPGATPKAAPSTAAPTSAAPGSTAAPASSGTTQGVATNGPTVATTPKPNGGTGMIQYPLLTSMNSVRLIHGAGPLVTDETITKKAQEWANKIAASDKEGIDTDSPYGALICSRVDPIQDLDLAKQCVGQWYKTAKDYDWAEPVVPGKAGSFVQLIWKSGRRVGIAKARSPSGKFYVVAYIDPPSSEQNMKDNVGSVKDLVEPSENGECPADFVRNERSCFFHQQTPLTWENAIAQCAQKGASLASVQTKEQNTFVSGLIGGKEAWIGFHDHQTESRYTWVNGAPVNFHEFLPSEPTGVGEDCVAMETRAEGTGWADRKCTDKIPSVCMMPVRGNLTYKITVHVQKDNITQGQGQGQAQGQGQGQAQAVARDGTPQNLAELVKKVIKMPYTQAFSEGPGGGPEFVGESVNTNPDGSSDVAVFQKHNPKDDPNVGLVLAGYLENNQHRLSPKSKHNATLSSVELVNGGDGLCVSQCFTACSSQCNPVCCTGTTTFGAAAFPAPMIPATPMMMPQAPMTQQMAGNQIPYHAGYPAPYVSSYRAPQAFPQAFARPMGAYPQQPQQQLPLYQAPARPVANFAAYSISNQAPVMAPPPYQAPETVGCVRGCRQAHHCPSYCPKKCCHH
- the LOC116609466 gene encoding uncharacterized protein LOC116609466 isoform X1, whose protein sequence is MVGGRLLVTLSLGLVFIVVCQGQDPPAFQGRKDWTLSIKTGARWYAGTNANIFVKLFGTKGETSRKALNNGDKDAFSRGKLSTFKVKARDIGELQRVTVINDNSGPAPGWFLKKFTVTDPAGNQFDFKASEWLASDSKLKRVFSNPTKKMVSQPAPAVAAPTTSSATETTPAPTTAPPTTNAPTANAPTTNAPTTNAPATNAPATNAPATNAPTTSAPSTNAPATNAPSTNAPATKAPPTPGATPGATSAKAPATTPSAATQPPTTNAATKAPPLPPKQPQTTLPKAPAPMPPPGANHAVIAPKKPPNPPAPASQQPAAIALPSSSGNHMAAAKVPPPPPKQPQTTLPKAPAAAKAPPPPPKQPQTTLPKAPAAAKAPPPPPKQPQTTLPKAPAKPAQAPKPAAISLPQPPHIGATPKAAPSTAAPTSAAPGSTAAPASSGTTQGVATNGPTVATTPKPNGGTGMIQYPLLTSMNSVRLIHGAGPLVTDETITKKAQEWANKIAASDKEGIDTDSPYGALICSRVDPIQDLDLAKQCVGQWYKTAKDYDWAEPVVPGKAGSFVQLIWKSGRRVGIAKARSPSGKFYVVAYIDPPSSEQNMKDNVGSVKDLVEPSENGECPADFVRNERSCFFHQQTPLTWENAIAQCAQKGASLASVQTKEQNTFVSGLIGGKEAWIGFHDHQTESRYTWVNGAPVNFHEFLPSEPTGVGEDCVAMETRAEGTGWADRKCTDKIPSVCMMPVRGNLTYKITVHVQKDNITQGQGQGQAQGQGQGQAQAVARDGTPQNLAELVKKVIKMPYTQAFSEGPGGGPEFVGESVNTNPDGSSDVAVFQKHNPKDDPNVGLVLAGYLENNQHRLSPKSKHNATLSSVELVNGGDGLCVSQCFTACSSQCNPVCCTGTTTFGAAAFPAPMIPATPMMMPQAPMTQQMAGNQIPYHAGYPAPYVSSYRAPQAFPQAFARPMGAYPQQPQQQLPLYQAPARPVANFAAYSISNQAPVMAPPPYQAPETVGCVRGCRQAHHCPSYCPKKCCHH